The window CGCCGGCCCGAGCACGTAGTCGGCGAGCGCGCCGCCGTCGGCGTCGAGCACCTGCGGGCCGACGAGCGCCGCCAGCCGCAGCGCGGCGGCCCAGCCGTCGGTGCGCCACGCGAGGTCGGCCGCGGCGCCGTCGGGCAGCGGGCGGCCCCAGCGCGCGAACGCGTCGGCGACGTCGCCGGCGCACCAGGCGAGGTCGGTCCCGTCGAGCTCGTCCACGACGCCGGTCGCGCGCAGCTCGATCAGGCACAGCCCCGGGTCGCGGCGCCCGGCGAGCACCGCGCCGAGCCCGTCGCCGCGGTGGGCGAGCGCGTCGCCGAGCAGCGCGAGGTAGGCGGGCGGCAGTCGGTCGGCGTGGTCGACGACCAGCGCGGCGGGCCTTCCGGACGGGTGGTCGCGGGCCGCGCGCAGCCCGGGCGCCCAGGTGCGCGGCAGCGCGCCGTCGACCACCGTGACATCCAGAGCACTCGCGATCTGGGCGCGCCATTGCGCCAACAGCTCGCTCTTGCCGGTGCCGGGCTCGGCGGCGAGGATCGCCACGCCGCCGGCCAGCACGGTGTCGTCGAGCCGCGCCACCAGCGCCGGCCGCGCCAAGGGCGCCCGGTGCAGGGAGATCGTGGGCCCCTCGATCACCGTGTCGATGCCACGTATGGTCGCCTACGCGGGCGCCGTGCGCTCGGATGTTGGCGCAGCAGCACTCACCGCTTCCTGGACCGTGGCGTGGACGTGGGTCGTGTCCCCCGCGCGGGCCAGCACATCGCGCACCTGCCCGACGTCGCCGGCCAGCAGGAGCTGCACGCCGCGCCGCTGCAGGTCCTCGCCGACCTCCTCCAACCGCCGCGCCGCGGTGAGGTCGACGAACGGCATCGCCTCGCCGTCGAGGACGATCGCGTGCACGCCCGGCATCGCGGCGGCGCTCATGATCCGCTTGCGGACCGCGTCGGCGTTGGCGAAGAACAGGCCGGCCTCGATCCGCAGGATCACGACGCCGTCCGGGGAGCGGTTCTCCGGGTGGCGGCGCAGGTCGCCGTACTGGTCGGTGGTCCCGGGCACGCGCCCGAGCTGCGCGACGTGCGGCGCCGACGCGCGGTACAGCAGCAGCGTGAGCGACACCGCGATCCCGATGAACAGGCCGGGCAGCGTGTCGAAGATCAAGACCCCCAACAACGCCGCGTTCGCCGCGACGAAGTCCGGCCGCGCGGCGAACGCGAAGCGCCCCGCGCTGCGCCCGCTGAACACGCGGTACATGCCCGCGACGGCCGGGAAGTCCACCAACTCGATCACCGCCGCGATCACGACCGCGGCCAGCGTCGCCTCGGGAAGCTGCTCGAACAGGCCGGTGAGCAGCAGCAGCGTCACGACCGTCAGCACCGCGACGATCAGCCCCGACACCTGCGACTTCGCGCCCGCGCTTCCGTTGACCGCCGTCTTGGACAGCGACCCGTTGACGACCATCCCGGAGCACAGCCCGGCGCCGAGGTTCGCGGCGCCGAGCCCCAGCAGCTCGCGGTTGGTGTCGATCTCGTAGTGCTCGCGCTGCGCG is drawn from Conexibacter woesei Iso977N and contains these coding sequences:
- a CDS encoding SulP family inorganic anion transporter; this translates as MGFAFPSLHGYRRAWLRGDLIAGLTVWAVLVPEALAYASIAGVSPVIGLYAAPPALLLYALFGSSRHLVVGPMSATAALSAATVGALVAGSGSHFVAMTAALAIVTGAAALFAGLARLGFLASFISEPVIKGFIVGLALTIIVGQVPKLLGVEKHSGDFFEQAWGVIKHLGDADGLTVAVGLASLVVVLGLKRLAPAVPASLVVVALGVAAVKLFNLDDHGLEIVGHIDSGLPSVGTPDVSWSDIGSLVAGGVGVMLVGFAEGLGAARTYAQREHYEIDTNRELLGLGAANLGAGLCSGMVVNGSLSKTAVNGSAGAKSQVSGLIVAVLTVVTLLLLTGLFEQLPEATLAAVVIAAVIELVDFPAVAGMYRVFSGRSAGRFAFAARPDFVAANAALLGVLIFDTLPGLFIGIAVSLTLLLYRASAPHVAQLGRVPGTTDQYGDLRRHPENRSPDGVVILRIEAGLFFANADAVRKRIMSAAAMPGVHAIVLDGEAMPFVDLTAARRLEEVGEDLQRRGVQLLLAGDVGQVRDVLARAGDTTHVHATVQEAVSAAAPTSERTAPA